In Mycoplasmopsis cynos, the following are encoded in one genomic region:
- a CDS encoding ROK family protein, which translates to MDWKNKNNSYAAVDVGGTNVRFAIFDENGKIISKVKTSTDYTSAENTCNWIKERILENNIMYLALCIPGPSDYENGIVLNSPNLGGTWKNFDVKQYLLKNTQIKDIVFENDANVMALANHVYYKKNLNDVSQFYTISTGFGSGLIINNKIFHGNNYYAQEIAQIPVSKSAFLGKSRLLNKYALELHCSGSGIETKAKYYDIANSAKEVFELAEKGNIQATKIVNEAKETLMNMFAINAGIIAPHNFFIGGSVALAQKQFVIDAFNLAKEISDPNHFKNINLYFDELGDDSALYGLYNLIKLRNG; encoded by the coding sequence ATGGACTGAAAAAATAAAAACAACTCTTATGCGGCTGTTGATGTTGGCGGTACAAATGTGCGTTTTGCAATTTTTGATGAAAATGGAAAAATAATATCAAAAGTAAAAACATCAACTGATTATACATCAGCCGAAAATACTTGTAATTGAATCAAAGAAAGAATTTTAGAAAATAATATTATGTATCTGGCGCTTTGCATACCAGGACCAAGTGATTATGAAAATGGAATTGTACTTAATAGTCCTAATTTAGGCGGCACTTGAAAAAACTTTGATGTTAAACAATATCTTTTAAAAAATACTCAAATAAAAGATATTGTTTTTGAAAATGATGCAAATGTAATGGCTTTGGCTAATCATGTTTATTACAAAAAAAATTTAAATGATGTAAGTCAATTTTATACAATAAGCACTGGTTTTGGTTCAGGTTTAATAATAAATAATAAAATCTTTCACGGAAACAATTATTATGCCCAAGAAATCGCGCAAATTCCTGTTTCTAAATCTGCTTTTTTAGGGAAAAGTAGATTATTAAATAAATATGCGCTTGAACTTCATTGTTCAGGCAGCGGGATAGAAACAAAAGCTAAATATTATGATATTGCTAATTCAGCAAAAGAAGTTTTCGAATTAGCTGAAAAAGGAAATATACAAGCAACTAAAATTGTTAATGAAGCAAAAGAAACATTAATGAATATGTTTGCAATTAATGCAGGAATTATTGCTCCACATAATTTCTTTATTGGTGGAAGTGTAGCATTAGCTCAAAAACAATTTGTTATTGATGCGTTTAATTTAGCAAAAGAAATTAGCGATCCAAATCATTTTAAAAACATTAATTTATATTTTGATGAATTAGGAGACGATTCCGCATTATATGGTCTTTACAATCTTATCAAATTAAGAAATGGATAA
- a CDS encoding alpha-amylase family glycosyl hydrolase has translation MRNILKKSLLTIMVNLPLTLIMSCSTGFNKENELKKLQSTKVLLDWGDDKFVNIIRKNNLNHTSYFDDVKRVGYIAPYNKDAKRSNVMYQLTVYSFADGNNDGIGDFIGLKNNLDYFVNLGIDTLYLSPIHPASSYHGYDVIDYTDVAPELGGMKAFDEFLIKAHEKGIRVVLDMVFNHTSYEHPWFQKALQNDPKYKNFYYIYDKSTNQKEGKDNIKGIFKNIDKNIKPNNEIYWAAEFWSGMPDLNLNNPDVIEELKNVHRFWAKKGIDGFRYDAFYHYFDSNNPIKGKSNKGNEVELFKEFRKVINQEYKNAEGQKISRSSLDAFMFGEWWDDASEFYAQNTWYSKDKKEKALSSVIDGKRFKFNTNVNISYNSELDLIQRLTDKDGKIREWIPFLDNHDVERWINWIRSQHGDTVTEEPHKLTTEQRAWYEEALISLLSRGGLPTLYNGNELLMQGGPKTQDINVREAFWWNDTSKNVYFKEAKNPGDLITTKASPGEGSVESIVNNPDSSYNLLAKMIKLRKEYDSLKEMDKKYVADPEQVLEFIKPFRENINSEEVTLRNNQDGTYILIIHSSNPYEIGNLGLKPNYKVEKTFFTKNIEISSNEKGIIFKGNKTLKIGAFLIKEVK, from the coding sequence ATGAGAAATATTTTAAAAAAGAGTTTATTAACTATTATGGTTAATTTACCATTAACATTAATTATGTCTTGTTCAACAGGATTTAATAAGGAAAATGAATTGAAAAAGTTACAAAGTACAAAAGTTTTATTAGATTGAGGCGATGATAAGTTTGTTAATATAATTAGAAAAAATAATCTAAATCATACTAGTTACTTTGATGATGTAAAACGAGTTGGTTATATTGCTCCATATAATAAAGATGCAAAGCGTTCAAATGTTATGTATCAATTAACAGTTTATTCATTTGCTGATGGAAATAATGATGGAATCGGAGATTTTATCGGGCTTAAAAATAATTTAGATTATTTTGTTAATTTAGGAATTGATACTTTATATCTTTCGCCAATTCATCCTGCTTCATCATATCACGGATATGATGTAATTGATTATACTGATGTAGCTCCTGAACTAGGAGGAATGAAAGCATTTGATGAATTTTTAATTAAAGCGCATGAAAAAGGTATTAGAGTTGTGCTTGATATGGTGTTTAACCACACTTCATATGAGCATCCATGATTCCAAAAAGCCTTGCAAAATGATCCTAAATATAAGAATTTCTATTATATTTATGATAAAAGTACAAACCAAAAAGAAGGTAAAGATAATATAAAAGGAATATTTAAAAATATTGATAAAAATATTAAACCAAATAATGAAATTTATTGAGCAGCAGAATTTTGATCTGGAATGCCTGATTTAAATTTAAATAATCCTGACGTTATTGAGGAACTTAAAAATGTTCACCGTTTTTGAGCAAAGAAGGGTATTGATGGATTTAGATATGATGCATTTTATCACTATTTTGATTCAAACAATCCCATCAAAGGTAAAAGTAATAAAGGCAATGAAGTAGAATTATTTAAAGAATTTAGAAAAGTAATCAATCAAGAATATAAAAATGCTGAAGGTCAAAAAATCTCTAGATCATCATTAGATGCATTTATGTTTGGTGAGTGATGAGATGATGCTTCAGAATTTTATGCTCAAAATACATGATATTCAAAAGATAAAAAAGAGAAAGCTTTAAGTAGTGTTATTGATGGTAAGAGATTTAAATTTAATACTAATGTTAATATTAGTTATAATTCAGAGTTAGATTTAATTCAAAGACTTACTGATAAAGATGGGAAAATAAGAGAGTGAATACCATTTTTAGATAATCATGATGTGGAAAGATGAATTAATTGAATTAGATCCCAACACGGTGATACAGTAACAGAAGAGCCACACAAATTAACAACCGAACAACGCGCTTGATATGAGGAAGCTCTGATATCATTATTATCTCGTGGAGGATTACCGACTTTATATAATGGTAATGAACTATTGATGCAAGGTGGACCTAAGACCCAGGATATTAATGTACGTGAAGCGTTTTGGTGGAATGATACATCTAAAAATGTTTATTTTAAAGAAGCTAAAAACCCAGGTGATTTAATAACAACGAAAGCTTCTCCTGGAGAAGGCTCAGTTGAATCTATTGTTAATAATCCAGATTCTTCATATAACTTACTGGCTAAAATGATTAAACTAAGAAAAGAATATGATTCTTTAAAAGAAATGGATAAAAAATATGTTGCTGATCCAGAACAAGTTTTAGAATTTATAAAACCTTTTAGAGAAAATATTAATAGTGAAGAAGTTACGTTAAGAAATAATCAAGATGGAACATACATTTTAATAATTCATAGTTCAAATCCATATGAAATTGGTAATTTAGGTTTAAAGCCGAACTACAAGGTTGAAAAAACATTTTTTACTAAGAATATAGAAATTTCAAGTAATGAGAAAGGAATAATTTTTAAAGGTAATAAAACATTAAAAATAGGAGCATTCTTAATAAAAGAAGTTAAATAA
- a CDS encoding DnaB-like helicase C-terminal domain-containing protein — MNYLDGLKTPKNILMEWEQEDNKKSNIIKKTKFSIIDNELLGLRPGQFLIVGGRPGTGKTTFLINLINNIEQTLSENEYILFISFEQSSNEIVEKLFALNTREKLKTFYEIDKKEILNRNPEAAQKLKEQKILIYDNASLMVEQITTLINEIESNLNIKIKALFLDHIQITQTTINGNRYEKTSIVSRTLKITALQNNIPVIALSQLSRDYAKKTATKPTAPNITDLRDSGNLEQDADIIMFLYEVDNENDNLLKELGVSIVKNRNGRLTKSKVIFSPIFAKIWDYEEAAKLGITNSLKGAQNE, encoded by the coding sequence ATGAATTATTTGGATGGTTTAAAAACACCAAAAAACATTCTTATGGAATGAGAGCAAGAAGATAATAAAAAAAGCAACATTATCAAAAAAACAAAATTTAGCATTATCGATAATGAATTGTTAGGTTTAAGACCAGGACAATTCTTGATAGTAGGAGGAAGACCAGGAACAGGAAAAACAACCTTTCTTATCAATTTAATAAACAACATAGAGCAAACATTATCAGAAAACGAATATATTTTATTTATCTCATTCGAACAGTCATCGAATGAAATTGTAGAAAAGTTATTTGCATTGAATACTCGCGAGAAATTAAAAACTTTTTATGAAATTGATAAAAAAGAAATTTTAAACAGAAACCCAGAAGCAGCACAAAAACTTAAAGAGCAAAAAATATTAATTTATGATAATGCATCTTTGATGGTAGAACAAATAACAACATTGATAAATGAAATTGAGAGTAATTTAAATATAAAAATTAAAGCATTGTTTTTAGACCATATCCAAATCACACAAACAACAATAAATGGTAATCGTTATGAAAAGACTTCAATAGTTTCACGTACTTTAAAAATAACAGCATTGCAAAATAATATACCAGTAATTGCATTATCTCAATTATCAAGAGATTATGCAAAAAAGACAGCAACTAAACCAACAGCACCTAATATAACAGACCTTAGAGATAGCGGGAATTTAGAACAAGACGCAGATATAATAATGTTTTTATATGAGGTTGATAATGAAAATGATAATCTTTTAAAAGAGTTAGGCGTTTCAATTGTTAAAAATAGAAATGGACGATTAACAAAAAGTAAAGTTATATTTTCACCAATATTTGCAAAAATTTGAGATTATGAAGAAGCAGCAAAATTAGGAATAACTAATTCTTTAAAAGGAGCACAAAATGAATAA
- a CDS encoding single-stranded DNA-binding protein, translated as MNNAQKLKAFGYNIAKGMCKILDAPEKRETVNGKVFATARASFTSYTQRPGEAYTTYFSLIAFGKNATRLINNFQAGDFIRFIGKIYQKKYFNEQKNTESISLNVHILSMSKVDKFLNQKQMEDEYFSIEILSTLAQDPRKINDDTILLNVCYPNNSDEAEFITIFAKEKYLERLAPNEQNCFKKGKIIGIKFLPYGVKKTTSSGKIYIGITGQATTIFYVEDLIDDNPLIAKSTQNVELSAQETKELYESLFLD; from the coding sequence ATGAATAATGCACAAAAATTAAAAGCATTTGGTTACAATATTGCAAAAGGTATGTGTAAAATTTTAGATGCACCAGAAAAAAGAGAAACAGTAAATGGTAAAGTTTTCGCAACAGCAAGAGCATCATTTACATCATACACTCAAAGGCCAGGCGAAGCATATACAACTTACTTTTCTTTAATTGCTTTTGGTAAGAATGCAACAAGATTAATAAATAATTTTCAAGCAGGCGACTTTATTAGATTTATCGGTAAGATTTATCAAAAAAAATATTTTAATGAACAAAAAAATACAGAATCTATATCTTTAAATGTGCATATTTTAAGTATGTCGAAAGTTGATAAATTTTTAAATCAAAAACAAATGGAAGATGAATATTTTTCAATTGAAATTTTAAGTACATTAGCACAAGACCCTAGAAAAATTAATGATGATACTATACTTTTAAATGTATGTTATCCTAATAATTCAGATGAAGCAGAGTTTATAACAATATTTGCAAAAGAAAAATATTTAGAACGTTTAGCGCCTAATGAACAAAATTGTTTTAAAAAAGGAAAGATTATAGGAATAAAATTTTTACCTTATGGAGTTAAAAAAACTACTTCATCAGGAAAAATTTATATAGGTATTACAGGACAAGCAACGACAATTTTTTATGTTGAAGACTTAATTGATGATAATCCATTAATTGCTAAATCAACTCAAAATGTAGAATTAAGCGCGCAAGAAACAAAAGAACTATATGAAAGTTTATTTTTAGATTAA